A genomic segment from bacterium encodes:
- a CDS encoding YbaB/EbfC family nucleoid-associated protein has protein sequence MDEQAGKDTFLGMVQKLKERLEGITAEGSAGGGMVKAVVNGKKELVRITIDPQVVDPKDVEMLQDLIIAAVAAANRNLEEQMKETIAESIGDLGINLEF, from the coding sequence ATGGACGAGCAGGCTGGAAAAGATACATTCTTGGGCATGGTGCAGAAACTCAAAGAGCGACTCGAGGGTATAACTGCTGAGGGTTCTGCTGGCGGTGGCATGGTGAAAGCAGTGGTAAATGGTAAGAAGGAACTGGTAAGAATTACTATAGACCCACAGGTAGTTGACCCTAAGGATGTGGAAATGCTCCAGGACCTAATAATAGCAGCCGTCGCAGCTGCAAATAGAAACCTCGAAGAGCAAATGAAGGAAACTATAGCTGAAAGTATAGGCGACCTGGGAATAAACCTCGAATTTTAG
- the ispH gene encoding 4-hydroxy-3-methylbut-2-enyl diphosphate reductase produces the protein MRVKLAKSTGFCIGVKRAVELVLRIADEHRGKKIFTLGPLIHNPQTIAMLEEKGIGVLRSPDDAEPNSIVVIRSHGARPQDIEKLISRGAEIFDATCPKVALVHKIVKKFSSQGYATIVIGDPDHAEVIGIMGEAVGDVVAVNSPDEIDKLPDWNRVLVVAQTTMDYRTFDRIVAKIKEKYKNVIVRNTLCSETSFRQDEVEKLSEDCDAFVVVGGKNSANTKRLYKLASETGKPTFWVETAAELKPEDFTGIDCVAVVAGASTPHWIIDNVVDRLEAINRKFAPPWKWHWVKNIAYTVLRSNLYMAFSSFLFSLAISSIFSVPEGVFRALITSAAVFTAQNFYEFREWQGLALMDPSKVQFVRKNRTILLYASHVALIVGVVLTLLSAVRLKYLVLCVFVLMAIYRWSANIERLLPTAVKDSLLISVWIFFTWAIGGDYNPKALVPILGIALLRAIALGLKDLESDRILQRKSITAKLGEHATLRLNFSIFLLAMISTLALGPRQLWLVLGYIMLSAISVLIYKKVLWKSTYIETLLDGIIIAISIGILA, from the coding sequence GTGCGAGTAAAATTGGCTAAAAGCACTGGTTTTTGCATTGGCGTTAAACGGGCAGTAGAGCTCGTGCTACGCATAGCGGACGAACACCGCGGTAAAAAGATTTTTACGCTCGGTCCGCTCATACACAACCCACAAACCATAGCGATGCTCGAGGAAAAAGGGATAGGAGTTTTGCGCTCGCCCGACGACGCAGAGCCAAATTCTATAGTGGTCATAAGATCGCACGGAGCACGCCCACAGGACATAGAAAAGCTTATCTCCAGAGGAGCCGAAATATTCGATGCGACATGCCCAAAAGTAGCATTAGTTCACAAGATAGTGAAAAAATTCTCCTCGCAGGGATATGCCACTATAGTTATCGGTGACCCAGACCATGCAGAAGTAATAGGCATAATGGGCGAGGCAGTTGGCGATGTTGTAGCCGTGAACTCACCCGATGAGATAGATAAATTACCAGACTGGAATAGGGTACTTGTCGTGGCTCAGACGACGATGGACTACAGAACATTCGACCGAATAGTCGCAAAAATAAAAGAAAAGTATAAGAATGTAATAGTTAGAAATACTCTTTGTTCGGAAACATCATTTCGTCAGGACGAGGTTGAAAAGCTGAGCGAGGACTGTGATGCGTTCGTAGTTGTTGGTGGAAAAAACAGTGCTAACACCAAGCGGTTGTATAAATTAGCAAGCGAGACAGGAAAACCCACATTCTGGGTCGAAACCGCAGCCGAATTAAAGCCAGAGGATTTCACTGGCATAGACTGTGTTGCTGTCGTCGCAGGTGCATCAACTCCACACTGGATTATAGACAATGTGGTCGACAGACTCGAAGCTATAAACAGAAAATTTGCTCCACCATGGAAATGGCACTGGGTCAAAAATATTGCCTACACGGTATTAAGAAGCAATCTTTACATGGCATTCTCAAGCTTCCTTTTTAGTCTCGCCATAAGCAGCATATTTTCCGTCCCCGAAGGCGTTTTTCGGGCGCTGATAACCTCGGCAGCAGTCTTTACCGCGCAGAACTTCTACGAATTCCGGGAATGGCAGGGATTAGCCCTTATGGACCCAAGTAAAGTCCAATTCGTTAGAAAAAACCGAACAATACTTCTCTATGCCTCGCATGTAGCATTAATAGTTGGAGTGGTGCTAACACTCCTTTCGGCTGTAAGGCTAAAATATCTCGTGCTCTGCGTATTCGTCCTGATGGCTATCTATAGATGGTCAGCAAATATCGAAAGATTACTGCCCACGGCTGTTAAGGACTCCCTTCTTATAAGTGTCTGGATTTTTTTCACCTGGGCCATCGGGGGCGATTACAATCCCAAAGCGCTTGTGCCAATACTGGGCATTGCTTTGCTCCGTGCAATAGCACTTGGCCTTAAAGACCTTGAATCAGACCGCATCCTTCAACGAAAATCGATAACCGCAAAACTTGGGGAACATGCCACTCTAAGACTCAATTTCTCCATATTTCTTTTGGCGATGATTTCAACTCTGGCATTAGGTCCGCGTCAATTGTGGCTCGTTCTAGGATACATAATGCTCT
- the trpS gene encoding tryptophan--tRNA ligase: MTHEKKVLLSGMQPTGMLHLGNYEVLKNWVELQNSGEYETYFTIVDWHALTAQYEDTSQLTEQIFQVAADYLASGLDPKKSIIFVQSQVKQHAELHLLLSMFVPIPWLERVPSYKEKSKTLGLDTYGFLGYPLLQTADIIIYRAELVPVGKDQLPHLELAREIVRRFNYLYEPVFPEPQPLMSKLPYVPGTDNRKMSKSYNNYICMGESDDTIRKKVMSYYTDPTKIYRGDPGHPDTCPVFALLKIYAPEETERIKSQCESGDRDWGCVKCKKLLAERIIETIKPLRARREELLADREQIRRILNEGAEKARQKAEETMRIVRKAMKMWDGIF, translated from the coding sequence ATGACACACGAAAAAAAAGTGCTCCTCTCCGGAATGCAACCAACGGGAATGCTCCATCTCGGAAACTATGAGGTGCTTAAAAACTGGGTCGAACTTCAGAATTCAGGTGAATACGAAACATACTTCACGATAGTTGATTGGCATGCGCTTACGGCACAGTATGAGGACACAAGCCAGCTTACGGAACAGATATTTCAGGTAGCCGCCGACTACCTTGCATCAGGGCTCGACCCGAAAAAATCAATTATATTCGTCCAATCACAGGTCAAGCAACATGCTGAACTTCATCTCCTCTTGTCAATGTTCGTGCCCATACCATGGCTTGAGCGAGTGCCATCTTACAAGGAAAAATCCAAAACTCTTGGACTCGACACCTACGGATTTCTCGGCTACCCACTCCTTCAAACAGCGGACATAATAATCTACCGCGCCGAACTCGTGCCGGTCGGAAAGGACCAGCTCCCCCATCTCGAGCTCGCACGAGAAATAGTGCGCCGATTCAATTACCTTTACGAGCCAGTATTCCCCGAGCCGCAGCCGCTAATGTCGAAACTCCCCTATGTTCCCGGTACTGATAACAGAAAAATGAGCAAATCCTACAACAACTACATTTGCATGGGCGAATCCGACGATACAATCCGCAAAAAAGTAATGAGCTATTATACCGACCCTACAAAAATCTACCGGGGTGACCCCGGCCATCCTGACACATGCCCTGTATTCGCCCTGTTAAAAATCTACGCCCCTGAGGAAACCGAAAGGATAAAGTCACAATGTGAATCTGGAGATAGGGATTGGGGGTGCGTAAAGTGTAAGAAGCTTCTCGCTGAAAGAATAATTGAAACTATAAAACCGCTGCGCGCCCGTCGCGAAGAACTCCTCGCTGACAGGGAACAAATAAGAAGGATACTCAACGAAGGCGCCGAAAAAGCCCGCCAAAAAGCCGAGGAAACCATGAGAATCGTAAGGAAAGCTATGAAAATGTGGGATGGAATCTTTTAA
- the lon gene encoding endopeptidase La — translation MRRVRNIGSALPVVPLRGMVVFPNTVTSILVGRRRSVEAVEYVSMGKRTLFLVAQKEPAIEEPTAADLFRVGTVVKIIQIMGLPDGTMKLLVEGLYRAKVMRFNSHRNFMTAIVYPFTYKYDRNDARVEALMRQIRELYQEYLSLTDMPEEMVKTLNIEKPMEMADVIAAQISTDFRKKQEILEAETLKTLLEKLLEMLVREIDVLRLKREINLKVRDMIDSSQREFYLRQQLEAIKRELGEEYGASEGEIDELMQRANSGDYPEKVREVLLKEIKKLSRIPPTSPEAGVIRSYIDWLFELPWNKTSQDSKDLKESERILNEDHYGLEKIKQRITEHIAVMMLSDSPRGPILCFVGPPGVGKTSVAQSVARALGRKFVRASLGGLHDEAEIRGHRRTYIGAMPGKIIQGIRRAGTKNPVFLLDEIDKIGHDYRGDPAAALMEVLDPEQNKTFMDNYIEIPFDLSQVMFITTANTLQGIPEPLLDRMEILRLPGYLETEKVIIARDFLLPKAIKRNGLVNYKIEFTEAALKRIIRNYTREAGVRELERKIDEILRKIAVKIAGNKTRKKKFTIDESDVDDYLGVPPYVESPIPERLVPGEALGLAWTSFGGELLRVEALLLPGKGTAKFTGMLGDVLKESVEAALSLVRSRADVLGFNPEKVLKSDIHIHFPEGAVPKDGPSAGVAIFSAVASLLAGRPLPNDIAMTGEITLTGRVLKIGGLPEKLLAARRYGIKRVVIPKLNENDLKEVKPEILSGLEIIPVSTVDEVLELVSLRK, via the coding sequence ATGCGTAGGGTTAGAAACATAGGTTCAGCATTGCCTGTTGTCCCGCTTCGGGGAATGGTTGTTTTCCCTAACACGGTGACATCGATATTGGTAGGTAGAAGGCGCTCCGTTGAGGCTGTTGAGTATGTGTCTATGGGTAAAAGAACGCTTTTCCTCGTTGCCCAGAAGGAACCAGCGATAGAGGAGCCTACCGCAGCCGACCTTTTTAGGGTGGGAACTGTTGTAAAGATAATTCAGATAATGGGGCTTCCTGACGGTACCATGAAGCTTCTTGTGGAGGGATTATACAGAGCGAAGGTAATGCGATTCAATTCACATAGAAACTTTATGACTGCTATAGTTTACCCTTTCACCTATAAGTATGACCGCAACGACGCCAGGGTTGAAGCGCTTATGCGTCAGATTCGGGAGCTATATCAGGAGTACCTTTCACTCACCGATATGCCCGAGGAAATGGTTAAGACCCTCAACATTGAGAAGCCGATGGAGATGGCGGATGTTATAGCAGCTCAGATAAGCACTGACTTCAGAAAGAAACAAGAAATACTCGAGGCTGAAACACTTAAAACGCTTCTTGAGAAGCTTCTTGAGATGCTGGTAAGGGAGATAGATGTACTTAGGCTTAAACGGGAGATAAACCTTAAAGTAAGGGACATGATAGATAGTAGCCAGCGCGAATTCTACCTAAGACAGCAACTTGAGGCCATAAAGCGAGAGCTTGGCGAGGAATACGGTGCCAGTGAGGGCGAAATAGACGAACTAATGCAACGAGCTAATTCTGGAGATTATCCCGAAAAAGTCAGGGAAGTTCTACTAAAGGAGATAAAGAAGCTTTCCAGAATACCGCCAACATCCCCCGAAGCTGGAGTGATAAGAAGTTATATAGATTGGCTTTTCGAACTGCCATGGAATAAGACATCGCAAGATTCTAAGGACCTTAAAGAATCGGAGCGGATTCTCAATGAGGACCATTATGGGCTTGAGAAAATAAAACAGCGCATAACAGAGCATATAGCGGTAATGATGCTTTCGGATTCTCCCCGTGGACCTATTTTATGCTTCGTTGGTCCTCCTGGTGTTGGCAAGACATCGGTGGCGCAATCCGTTGCTCGTGCGCTGGGAAGAAAGTTTGTTCGCGCATCGCTTGGAGGACTGCATGACGAGGCTGAAATAAGAGGACATAGAAGAACATACATTGGTGCTATGCCTGGCAAAATAATTCAGGGTATAAGGCGGGCTGGCACTAAAAATCCTGTTTTTCTCCTCGACGAGATTGATAAGATCGGACATGACTACCGTGGCGACCCGGCAGCAGCGCTTATGGAGGTCCTCGACCCGGAGCAGAATAAGACATTTATGGACAACTACATTGAGATACCATTCGACCTGTCGCAGGTTATGTTCATAACCACAGCGAATACACTTCAGGGCATACCAGAGCCCCTTCTTGATAGGATGGAGATACTAAGGTTGCCCGGTTACCTCGAAACGGAGAAAGTGATAATAGCTCGTGACTTCCTGCTGCCGAAAGCGATAAAAAGAAATGGACTTGTGAATTATAAAATTGAATTTACCGAAGCGGCATTAAAGCGAATAATCCGCAATTACACTCGTGAAGCGGGTGTAAGGGAACTCGAACGCAAAATAGACGAAATCCTGCGCAAAATAGCTGTGAAAATCGCTGGCAACAAAACAAGGAAAAAGAAGTTCACGATAGATGAAAGCGATGTGGATGACTATCTTGGTGTTCCGCCGTATGTTGAGTCTCCTATTCCTGAGAGGTTAGTTCCTGGTGAGGCTTTGGGGCTTGCCTGGACTTCTTTTGGCGGCGAATTACTCCGCGTTGAGGCTTTGCTTTTACCGGGCAAGGGAACTGCTAAGTTTACGGGCATGCTCGGTGATGTGCTTAAGGAATCGGTCGAGGCTGCGTTGTCGTTGGTTCGCTCGAGGGCTGATGTGCTTGGGTTCAACCCTGAAAAGGTGCTTAAGAGTGACATACATATCCACTTTCCTGAGGGTGCAGTTCCCAAGGATGGTCCGTCGGCAGGGGTTGCTATCTTCTCAGCGGTAGCATCGCTTCTTGCGGGGAGGCCACTGCCAAACGATATAGCGATGACTGGGGAGATAACTCTTACGGGTAGAGTTCTTAAAATAGGTGGTCTTCCTGAAAAGCTGCTTGCGGCAAGAAGATATGGAATTAAAAGAGTCGTTATACCAAAGCTTAACGAGAACGACCTTAAAGAGGTTAAGCCAGAAATTCTTTCGGGGCTTGAGATTATACCAGTCTCTACGGTTGATGAGGTTTTGGAACTTGTGTCGTTGCGTAAGTAG
- the dnaX gene encoding DNA polymerase III subunit gamma/tau, translating to MSYLVLARKWRPKTFDEVIGQDHITNMLRRAIEQGRIGHAYLFTGPRGVGKTTTARIFAKALNCESYDKPTPTPCNKCPSCIEINEGRSPDVLEIDGASNRSVEDARELRNHIVYAPNGRYKVIIIDEVHMLTTEAFNTLLKTLEEPPSNVVFIFATTEPHKVLPTIKSRCQQLDFKRVPAALIAEHIKKIADAEGYSLSKEAAELITMRADGSVRDALSMLDQLMAFAPEGKITQDDAAYLLGIMPAKSFSKIAGAIGSKNPSVMINELSALLEAGFDTLQIAKGLVEHFRNALLAKSGALPKDIPNRELYQQIAKKFSSYDLLRFLRIITDTFSRMNRTDIPRFILEQTLVYLAMIDEVVEIKKLIESYEEKAAAASPEKTTTEAKVEKATPKPHKPPEKPAEVTKEKPNNIPERIVETVALHRKTLAALLRKTKISLQQRTLFFEFPSTLETIREEMVVNADTMDFLRKIANEVLGFEVQIELVREGAVKKVATPKNDLPKKVVDILTLFDAEIKE from the coding sequence ATGAGTTATCTCGTTCTGGCACGAAAGTGGCGACCTAAAACCTTTGATGAGGTTATAGGACAGGACCACATAACGAACATGCTAAGGCGCGCCATCGAGCAGGGACGCATCGGCCACGCATACCTTTTTACCGGACCGCGAGGCGTGGGGAAAACAACCACCGCGAGAATATTCGCTAAGGCACTCAATTGCGAAAGCTACGATAAACCAACACCAACACCCTGCAACAAATGCCCATCCTGCATAGAAATAAACGAGGGAAGGTCCCCGGATGTGCTGGAAATAGACGGAGCATCCAACAGAAGCGTCGAGGATGCCCGCGAACTGAGAAACCACATAGTTTACGCGCCGAATGGGCGGTATAAAGTCATAATAATCGATGAGGTACACATGCTCACCACTGAAGCGTTCAACACGCTGCTCAAAACTCTCGAGGAACCGCCCTCCAATGTGGTGTTCATATTCGCCACCACCGAACCTCACAAAGTTCTGCCCACCATAAAATCACGATGTCAACAACTCGATTTCAAGCGTGTCCCTGCAGCTCTCATAGCGGAACACATCAAAAAAATAGCCGATGCTGAGGGGTACTCACTGTCGAAAGAAGCCGCCGAACTTATAACTATGCGCGCTGATGGCTCCGTTCGCGATGCCTTATCGATGCTCGACCAGCTAATGGCTTTTGCCCCCGAAGGCAAAATAACTCAGGATGATGCAGCATATCTTCTCGGAATAATGCCCGCTAAATCGTTCAGCAAAATCGCCGGCGCGATAGGAAGCAAAAATCCGTCAGTAATGATTAACGAACTTTCAGCCCTTCTTGAGGCAGGCTTCGACACTCTACAAATAGCTAAAGGCCTCGTGGAACACTTCAGAAATGCACTTCTCGCAAAATCTGGCGCACTGCCCAAAGACATTCCAAACCGCGAATTATATCAACAAATAGCGAAAAAATTCTCATCATACGACCTTCTGAGATTCCTGAGAATAATTACCGACACATTCTCACGAATGAACAGAACTGACATTCCCCGGTTCATACTCGAGCAAACCCTCGTGTACCTCGCAATGATAGACGAGGTCGTTGAGATAAAAAAGCTGATCGAAAGCTACGAGGAAAAAGCCGCTGCCGCATCCCCAGAGAAAACAACCACCGAAGCAAAAGTGGAAAAAGCCACACCAAAACCTCATAAACCACCAGAAAAGCCGGCTGAAGTCACAAAGGAAAAACCCAACAATATTCCTGAAAGAATAGTTGAAACTGTAGCGCTCCACCGAAAAACACTCGCAGCACTGCTAAGAAAAACGAAAATATCCCTGCAGCAAAGAACACTTTTCTTCGAATTCCCCAGCACACTTGAGACAATACGCGAGGAGATGGTAGTTAACGCTGACACGATGGACTTCCTGCGAAAAATAGCCAACGAGGTGCTTGGCTTCGAGGTCCAAATAGAACTCGTCAGGGAAGGTGCGGTAAAAAAAGTGGCAACCCCAAAAAATGACTTGCCTAAAAAGGTAGTGGACATATTAACTCTTTTTGACGCTGAAATTAAAGAATAA
- the lepB gene encoding signal peptidase I, whose protein sequence is MDRRKQAKKYYKPKSWETLILALLIALILRATVIEAFNIPSGSMEDTLLIGDFLLGEKITYRFRMPRRGEVIIFKHPEPRFRGKDLIKRCVAVAGDTVQIINKVLYVNGKPVPDPPLAKHDSTFIPRRDNFGPYVVPPNCVFAMGDNRDNSYDSRFWGPVPRKNLKARPLFLYFSVDPGPGRHNFRTTLDAYKMFFKAVFHIPPRIRFKRIGMIIR, encoded by the coding sequence ATGGACAGGAGAAAGCAGGCGAAAAAATATTATAAACCCAAATCGTGGGAAACTCTTATATTGGCGCTTCTTATAGCGTTAATATTGAGGGCTACGGTTATCGAGGCGTTTAACATTCCGTCGGGTTCAATGGAAGATACGCTTCTTATCGGGGATTTTCTGCTCGGGGAGAAAATTACATATAGGTTCAGGATGCCCCGTCGAGGAGAAGTTATAATTTTCAAGCATCCGGAGCCGCGTTTCAGGGGCAAGGACCTTATCAAGCGCTGCGTCGCAGTTGCTGGAGATACAGTTCAGATAATAAATAAGGTCTTGTATGTGAACGGTAAACCGGTTCCAGATCCACCACTTGCCAAGCACGATTCGACTTTCATCCCGCGGCGGGACAATTTTGGTCCTTATGTAGTCCCGCCTAACTGTGTGTTTGCTATGGGTGATAATCGCGATAATTCATACGATTCGCGGTTCTGGGGTCCCGTTCCCAGAAAGAACCTTAAGGCAAGACCTTTATTCCTTTACTTTTCCGTTGACCCTGGTCCGGGACGGCACAACTTCAGAACGACACTCGATGCCTATAAAATGTTTTTCAAAGCGGTTTTTCACATACCTCCCAGGATAAGATTTAAGCGGATAGGGATGATAATACGATAA